One Formosa agariphila KMM 3901 genomic window, AAACACATTTAGATTTCCCTAATAATTGGGGTTTAGGTACATCGTCTACACTTATAAATAATGTTGCCAATTGGGCTAAAGTAAATCCTTATAAATTACTAGCACTTACTTTTGGAGGTAGCGGATATGATATTGCATGTGCCAGTAACAATACACCTATTACGTATCAATTATCTACAGCATTACCTATTGTAAAACCTGTTTTTTTTCAACCTAATTTTTCTAAACATATTTACTTTGTTCATCTTAATGAGAAGCAAAATAGTCGAGAAGGTATTTCGCATTATAAATCTAATACTGCAGATAAATCTGAAACAATACAAGCTTTAAATGTTATTACATCTAAGCTTATAGCGTGTACAGAACTAAAAGCATTTCAAACACTTATTGAAGCTCACGAGCATATCATTTCTGAACGTATAAAACTAGCCCCTGTAAAAACTTCAAGGTTTCCAGATTTTACAGGAAGCATAAAAAGTTTAGGAGCTTGGGGAGGCGATTTTGTTATGGCCGTATCGGAAAATGACCCGACAGATTACTTTAAAAACAAAGGATACCATACAATTCTTAAGTATCAAGACATGATTCTATAAAACAAAAAATCCTCATCTTTCGATGAGGATTTTTTATTATATCATGTTGTGTGAATTATTGCACAGACTCTGCTCTATTATCTTCAATTTCTGAAGCATCTTTTAAAGCTTCAAATAATTTAGTATTAACTGCATTTGCTTTTTGCTGCCCTACACGGTTAGCAAAAGCTTGGTAGTTCTCTAACTCTACTGCTGGAGACACTTTAGTCACTTCCACCATATACACTCCGTTAGCTCCAACTATTAATTTAGATGTTTCTCCTTCTTTTAAACCGAAAGCTGCACCAACAATAATTGGTTCTCTACCTGCACCAGAAATAGTTGGGTTTTTCATGTTTATAGAAGAAGCTGTTTTAATAGTTTGATTTTCTTCTGAAGCTAAAGCATCTAAAGTTGTTGCTTTTACACGGTCTTTAATTAAAGCTGCTTTTTTCTCCTTACGAATTTTAGGAACAACAACTGCAGAAGCATTATCTGTAGACATTAAACCTGCTTCATTTTTAGCTGCAAGCTGAACGATTGCATATCCACCAGGAATATTGAAACGCTTAACATCGCCTACTTTAGTTTCTTCGTTAAATGTCCAACGTACTATTTGACGTTGATTACTTAATCCAGGAATATTTTCTTGAAGAACTTCTATCCCTTTTACTGGACGTACAGTGTAGTTATTCTCTTTAGATACAGCTTGGAAATCTTTATCGGCAACTGCGATTTCAAATTTAGATGCATCTCTAAAGACTTTATCAACTGTAGCGTCTGATGGTTCTATTTCTCTTGAAATTGTAGCAATTTTCACTGCTTTTTCTTTAGACGTTTGATCTAAAATTTCAATCACGTGGTAACCGAAATCAGTTTTAACAACGCCAACATCACCTTTCTTATTCTCGAAAGAATAGTCTCTAAATTCTGGTACCATAGCATTATATGTAAACCAGTCTAAAACACCATCATTTTCATTACTTACTTTATCTGCAGATAATTCTAATACATCTGCAAATTTAGAAGGGTTAGCTTTAATAATAGCCATTACACTATCTGCCGTTTTCTTAGCTTCAATTTGTGTTTGAGTCGTTTCTGCTGTTGCTGCACGAGACCCTACAAATGGTATTAAAATGTGTCTAGCTTTAGCTGAATCTGGTAAAAATCTTTCTTCAACTAATTTAGATAATTTAAAGAATCCGTTTTCTTTATAAGGTCCGTAAACGCTACCTACACCTTCGTTAAATAAATTATCTGCTAACGTTTTAGATAAAGCCGATTTGAATAAAAAACGATTATCGTATTTTACATCTGAATTTGCGTTTACGTAAGTTTCAACATCTTTTACTTCAGCAAAACCTAAAACAGTATCGTTTGTTTTTGTTAAGTCGTTATATACAACAGCGTTGTTTAACATTCCTGATAATGACGTAGAAATTTCTTTTTCATCGTCTAAAGATGCAATTTCTCTAAACTCTACATAATTAATATCTCTAGAAGCTTCAACTTGAAATTCTTTTTTATGATTATTAATGTAGCTTGATATATCAGATTTAGAAACCGATACCGTACTATCTGCTATAGAAGAAAAAGGAATTTGAACATATCTAATATCAACTTTATTGTTTTCTAGATCATGCTCTACTTTACCTTCTGCTAACGTACCAGTAACTCCTGCTTTAACCATATTAATATAGTCTTGTTGCATACCTGAAGCTGCAATAGACTGCTCGTAGTCAATCCACTGTTGGTAAGCTTCAGCAGATGTAGCTTTTAAACTAGCAATATATTCGTTAAGTTTATTTTCGTCAAATAATCCAGCTTCATTTTGGAACTCTGGGCTACCTGCTAAGTTTGTTTTTAACAAGTTTCTCATTTGGTCGCGCTCTACAGTAAAACCTAAAGCGTTGTATTGAGATTCCATTACAGCTTGTCTCACTTCCTGATTCCAAACCGTATTCATTGCTTGAGTGTTTGTAACACCTTGCCCCATTTGTCTTTGTGCGAACTCTACTTTACGTAAAAAATCTTCTCTAGAAATTTCTTTACCGTTTATTGTTGCTACAACACTTTGCGATTTATTCGCTAATGCATCGCCATTCTGGAATAAACCAGAAAGCACAAAAGAGAATAATGCCAATGCAATAATTAGGATTAAGAAAAGTGAACGTTGTCTAATTTTATTTAAAACTGCCATTTGTCATTTAAATTATATGAAATATTGGGCGCGAAAATACCATTTTCCTTTTAATAATAAAAGGAGAAAATGTCAATAATTGATTTAATTTCTACGATTTAGGTAAATTAATCAGCCTTTACAATGCTAAGTGCAACTAAGTCAATTTTAGTATTGGATACTTCTAGGATGCTAAACTGAAAATCGCCTATAACAACGATTTCATTCTGACTCGGAATTTCTTCTGTATGATTAACTATAAATCCTCCTAAAGTCCCGTAGTTTTCGCTTTCAGGAAGATTTAATTTGTAGTTTTCGTTTAAGTAATTGATTTCTAATCTTGCAGAAAACATATAATTTTCGTCGTCTACTTTTTCTTCAATTAAATCTATAGTATCATGTTCGTCTTCAATCTCGCCAAACAATTCTTCTACAATATCTTCAACCGTCATAATTCCAGATGTCCCACCGTATTCATCTAAAACCACGGCTATACTTTTACGCTTTTTAATAAGTACACTTAGTACATCTTTAATAAGCATTGTTTCTGGAACCAATTCTACGGGTAGTAAAATGGACTTAATTGTTTTTGGTTTTTTAAACAGCTCGAACGAATGCACATAACCCAAAATATCGTCGATAGTATCTTTATAGACAATTATTTTAGAACAGCCCGTTTCCGTAAATAAATTATTTAGATTCTTAGGAGTTTCATGAAGTTCTACTGCAATAATTTCGGTTCTAGGCACCATAACCTCACGAGATTTTACTTCCGAAAATTCTAAAGCGTTTTGAAAAATTTGTATTTCGGAATCGACTTCGTCGTGTTCTTCTACAGATTGCATTTGTTCGGAAATATAATTTCCTAATTCAACTTTAGAAAATGCCAATTGCACTTGATCGCCTTCGGTTTTAAAGAAACGTCGCAACACAAAATTAGAAACCCATAATACAAAATCGGACACCCAAGAGAATAATCCATAAAAGATATAGGCAGGTACAGCGAAAAACTTAATTAAAGTATTGGCATAAATTTGAAAAAAAACTTTAGGTAAGAATTCTGCTGTAATTAGAATTACAAGCGTAGAAATTACAGTTTGCGTTAATAAACTTAAATCGTTAAGCATATAATTTACAAAAGCAGAACTAGAAGGTAACATAGATTGAAACCAGTTTACCAACACATCCCCCATAAAAAACCCGTAAATAACCAAAGCTATATTGTTACCAATAAGCATAGTTGCTATAAACTTAGAAGGTTTTGCTGTTAATTTAGTTAATACTTTTGCTAAAAATCCTTTTTGTTTTTTTTCAATTTCAATATGAATCTTATTAGACGATACATATGCAATCTCCATACCTGAAAAAAACGCAGATAGAATTAGAGATACTACGATAATGATGATTTCTGAATTCATCTAAATCAACTAGTGTTTATTATCGAATTTTTTATTGAATCTGTTCCTGAAGAAAAACACAAACAAAGCAGCTACTATAAGTATAACACGGCTATAATCTACTTTTCCTGTTAACATGTATATGTTCACAGCTTGATATATAAATATGGCCGCAAAAATTAAATAAACGTATTTAAAGAGTTTATATGCTTTATTCATGATAACATTTTAATTTGAAACAAAGGTAACGAATTATTCGTCAAGTGTGATGATTCCGTTAATTTCAAGAACTTCTGCTTCTTTAAAATTTACATCAGAATCGAAACCATTACCATTAATTAAATCCCCACCTGTTCTAAAGGTTACGGGTTGGTTGGTAGACAACCACTGTTTATTTTGATCGTAATATAATTGTTTAGCAAATAATGTGTCGTTGGTAGAAGTTGCTAAAACAACATTACCTTGCAAATCGATTACGCCTGTTTTATCGTAAGATATAGCGTAGTCGGCTAAAACGGTACTTTTATTATTTTCCTTGTCGTATAAATACAGATTAATTCCATCTGGAAATTCTGAATACGGAAACGCGCGGTTAGAATAATCGAACATTTTCGGACTAATTAAATTTGCTTTTAATTTACCCGAATCTGTATATTTTAAATTGATATTTTCTGCTATACCTACAGGTACATTTTCGGCAACTTCAGGTTTTAAATCTACAGCACACGAAAAAAACATGGTCATAGCAAATGCTATGACCATGAAATAAATTATATGATGTTTGTTGAACATATTATAAATTAGGAACTGTTACGCTAGCGCCAATCCAACAACCAATTTTAATAGTTTGACCTCCATTTCCTTCAGAGAAAATATCTGCTTTTTGTGGAGCACTAGCTCTATAACTAGTAGCCGATTGTGAAGCATGAGATTTTAAGGTTGGGTCTACACGACCTGCTTTAGAAGCTTCGTCTGCAGCTAACCAGAATACAGCACGTTTGTTAAATGTAGAATCTCCACAATCGTTAGCACTTGCAGCATACATTGATGCAATTTGTAAGTGAGGACGACCGTTAGAAGGGTTTAAAGTAAGAGCTTGACGGTAGTAGTTTCTAGCTTTAGAATACGCACCACTTCGCTTTAATTTATCACCAATTTTACTGTATAATTTAGCTTTCTTATAAGAATCTGTTTCTAAACTTAAAGCTTGCTCATAATATTTAAGCGCTTCACTACTCTTGTTTTCTTTGTCTTTTAAAATCCCTAAGTAGTATGCAGAGTTAGCAGAAGGTTTTAAATCGTGATATGCATTAACTAATTTAAAGAATAATGGATCACTTGTACATTCTTTCTCAGACATTTTACCAGCAGCTCTTTGTAACCAAACAGCATCTGTTTTATTTGCTTCGAAGTCTTTTTCGTATAATGGGATTAAGTTCTCACAGTTTGCACGCTCACCTAATTTTCCATCAATACTACCACCAATTTGATCGTATGCCTTTAAATAACTTTCGTAACGCTTCTTATAACTTATTTCTTTACTTTTTAAAGCTGTACCTGCTTCTTCTTTTGCAATTAATTTATTTAAGTCTTCAGAAAAAATTCCAACTTCTGTATCTACACGATCTACAACATCATCATATTTATTAAATAAATCTTGAGCAGTTTTTTGCTTGGCGTCATATAAATCTACCATTAAAGAGAAGTAAGTATATAACCCCTTTGGGCTTTTAAAATTTGCAGCATCTGTAGTATATGCTTTATCGAATGCGTTATACACTTCTAAATCAGACAACCCTAAGTCTGCTTTATTATCGTACATTAATTGTGCTTGATTTACTAAAACCTCTCCTTGAGTTGTTCTCCCTGGGAAGTTAGTGAATTCTTCATCCCAAAGTTTCATAAGATCCTCGATATACGCTTTCTTTTCTGCTCCTGTAGAATTTTCAATTTTGTAATCTAAAATCTTTTCTCCATCAATAATTATAGCTTTATTAAATTTAGGACAAGCATTTCTTACTTCCATCCACGGTGTGTAAGCAGCATCGTAATTCTTAGCTTTCACATACTCGTGAAAAATAGATAACTTGGTTGTACATTCTTCTTGACTTTGAGCAAAACCTTGTGTTAAGCCCAAACATAGCATTGCTACTACTAAAGTAACCTTCATTTTCATAATTTTCTTTTTTTTAGCGTAATAGTTAATCATATTTTCTTTTTACAAACCATCTATCGTTTAAAGATAAACCGATGCTAAAGTTAAAAAAGTTTTCCTGAATTAAACCATAATCTGTAGTTCCTCTTCTACCAAATTCAAATCCTAAGTTCGCATTTGAAAAAATTGTCCCCAATGGTAGTCCAGCACCAAAAGATATGCCAAACTCGTTAATCTCCTGACCATTAATAACTAAACCAGTTTTTTCTGTTCTAAAACCAGCACGATATACCACACGATTCCAGTATCCGTTAAATGCATTATATTTTGGAATATAAAATCCTCCAACAGATAACCCGAAAGGATTTTTATGCTCTACATCTCTTGGGTCTCTACCATCGTCAATACCAGTATCTGTAGGTCTTTCATTAAAATTACTTGTATTTTCGAAAGTGGTTTCTACACCAACAAACCAATGTCTTTCTTGTCCAATCCCTGTACCTATAGAAAATCTTGAAGCAAGTTCAACTTCTGTTTCTAACTCACCGTTATCTATTAATGTCTGTTCTCCATCTATAGTATTAACAACAGATTCTGTACCACCAGAATAATCTACAACAACTGTTGAGAATGTTCTAGAATTTTTAGATTTTATGGTATTAGAAGGGGCAAATGTTACAGAAGACACCCATTCAAACTTATCGTAAATACGTGTTTTATAGGTTGCACCAAAATTTAAACCTAATCCGCTTAAATCGGATCTATTATTTTGTCTGGTCTGATAACTTAATGGTAAACCATCTGCATCGTAAACGTAGTCGATAATGGTGTTTTTAATATTACCAAAACCATAACTCGCATCTACACCTACACTTAATCCTTTAGTAACTAAGTACGCTGCAGAAATATAAGCTTTATTTAAGCCTCCTTCTCCATTAAACTGACTTTGTAAATTTCCGTTATCGTAATTTGTTTCAAGTTTATAACCAACCGAAGAATAAGGCAGTAAACCAAAACCAAAACCAAATCTTCCAACAGGAAGTGATAAGGCAATATAGTCGAAGGTTGAAGAGCTCGCATCGTCTGAGCCACCTTGACCTTTTATAGTAGAATTTGTATGACTACCCCCAATAGCAAACTTAACTGGGCGGCCTTCATTATTATACATTTTTAAATTTTCTGAAGCATAAGATGCAGGATTTCGCAAGTTAACATGAATACTATCACTGTATATGCTAAGCCCTCCCATACTTTTATTTTCTACAGTTCCTTTAAATTTAAGGTTTCCAATACCGTAATATGAATAGGGTGAAGCCGTACCACCTTCTTGAGCATAACTATTAACTGCAAATGCAGCAATAAAAACTAATACAAGTTTTTTAATCATTCGTGTGAATTAAATTGTAAAATTGTGTTCAATCCTTCTAAAAGAAAATTCGAGTTCGCAAATATGCTACTTTTTAATTGCTTAGACAAGAAATTAGCATCCCCTCCTGTTAAAATTATTGTTAAAACTCCAAATTGTTCTTGGTAATTTAAAATACTTCCATCGATTTCATTTAATATTCCAAAAACAACTCCAGAGTGTATCGCGGCATTTGTAGAGTCTCCAATTATACTTGTAGGTTCTTCCGGTTTTAACAACGGTAATTTTGCTGTATAATTGTTTAAAGCCTTATATCTTAAATTTAATCCTGGCGAAATTGCTCCTCCATAATACTTCGATTCGGCAGAAACAAAGTCGTAAGTAATACATGTTCCCGCATCTATAACCAATACATTTTTATTCTTGTACTGGCTTACCGCAGCACTTACTAATGCTATTCTATCGATACCTAAAGTTTTTGGCGTGCTATATTGATTAAAAAACGGCACTGGAGTGTCATGATTTAACAACATCATATCGCAAGCATTTTGTATCGCAAAAACATCTGCTTCTGTTAAATTTCCAACCGAAGACATGATGCCTTTTTCTATATTTTGATGCTTTTCAATAAAATTTTCAAAATTTTTTAAAAAATTTTCAGCAGTCACTATTTTTTTATCCAAAATTCTATCCGCTTCAAAAACAGCAAGTTTCACGAAAGAATTTCCAACATCTATTATTAAATTCATATCCAAAATTAAAAATGCTAATTTACAAAAGCATTTTTTATTAAAAATGTTTTGGAGAACTAAAAAATGTGTGTATATTTGCACTCGCAATTACGCACTGGTGCCTTAGCTCAGTTGGTAGAGCAAAGGACTGAAAATCCTTGTGTCCCTGGTTCGATTCCTGGAGGCACCACCAGAAAACCCTGAAAACATTACGTTTTTGGGGTTTTTGTTTTTATAGCATCTTCTAAAACCATTTATTTAAAAGCTTTAATTCCACTCAGCTTCACGAATTAAGAGCGATTGTTGTGTGTTTACATTTTTACATTCTCGATTCCGCTCAAATACCATAAAAACATGGAGTTTTCACTAGTTAAAATACAACCTAGAAGAGTCGTTAAAAAATACACTTTGCTAATCTAAAGGAGCAAAGTCGAGAATCCCTTTGACAATCAACATGCAACTCTTATAGCAATAGTTTAAGAATGTCTACCGATAAGTTCAATACGTTTCTATTTAACAGAAATTAAACTATTTATCAATTCACACACCATTTTTAAGAATACACAGCTGCACTTCCTTTTAAGCTATATTTTATTTGAATTGAGCGCACCTCAGCACTTTAGCTTTATTATTTT contains:
- a CDS encoding GYDIA family GHMP kinase, with amino-acid sequence METFYSNGKLLITAEYLVLDGAEALALPTKFGQSLSVKAEDRPGIRWQSFNDKAELWLDVHLDYNNALLHSKNDDELITRLASILNAAKSLNPDFLKDNTGYSVQTHLDFPNNWGLGTSSTLINNVANWAKVNPYKLLALTFGGSGYDIACASNNTPITYQLSTALPIVKPVFFQPNFSKHIYFVHLNEKQNSREGISHYKSNTADKSETIQALNVITSKLIACTELKAFQTLIEAHEHIISERIKLAPVKTSRFPDFTGSIKSLGAWGGDFVMAVSENDPTDYFKNKGYHTILKYQDMIL
- a CDS encoding peptidylprolyl isomerase, which encodes MAVLNKIRQRSLFLILIIALALFSFVLSGLFQNGDALANKSQSVVATINGKEISREDFLRKVEFAQRQMGQGVTNTQAMNTVWNQEVRQAVMESQYNALGFTVERDQMRNLLKTNLAGSPEFQNEAGLFDENKLNEYIASLKATSAEAYQQWIDYEQSIAASGMQQDYINMVKAGVTGTLAEGKVEHDLENNKVDIRYVQIPFSSIADSTVSVSKSDISSYINNHKKEFQVEASRDINYVEFREIASLDDEKEISTSLSGMLNNAVVYNDLTKTNDTVLGFAEVKDVETYVNANSDVKYDNRFLFKSALSKTLADNLFNEGVGSVYGPYKENGFFKLSKLVEERFLPDSAKARHILIPFVGSRAATAETTQTQIEAKKTADSVMAIIKANPSKFADVLELSADKVSNENDGVLDWFTYNAMVPEFRDYSFENKKGDVGVVKTDFGYHVIEILDQTSKEKAVKIATISREIEPSDATVDKVFRDASKFEIAVADKDFQAVSKENNYTVRPVKGIEVLQENIPGLSNQRQIVRWTFNEETKVGDVKRFNIPGGYAIVQLAAKNEAGLMSTDNASAVVVPKIRKEKKAALIKDRVKATTLDALASEENQTIKTASSINMKNPTISGAGREPIIVGAAFGLKEGETSKLIVGANGVYMVEVTKVSPAVELENYQAFANRVGQQKANAVNTKLFEALKDASEIEDNRAESVQ
- a CDS encoding hemolysin family protein; amino-acid sequence: MNSEIIIIVVSLILSAFFSGMEIAYVSSNKIHIEIEKKQKGFLAKVLTKLTAKPSKFIATMLIGNNIALVIYGFFMGDVLVNWFQSMLPSSSAFVNYMLNDLSLLTQTVISTLVILITAEFLPKVFFQIYANTLIKFFAVPAYIFYGLFSWVSDFVLWVSNFVLRRFFKTEGDQVQLAFSKVELGNYISEQMQSVEEHDEVDSEIQIFQNALEFSEVKSREVMVPRTEIIAVELHETPKNLNNLFTETGCSKIIVYKDTIDDILGYVHSFELFKKPKTIKSILLPVELVPETMLIKDVLSVLIKKRKSIAVVLDEYGGTSGIMTVEDIVEELFGEIEDEHDTIDLIEEKVDDENYMFSARLEINYLNENYKLNLPESENYGTLGGFIVNHTEEIPSQNEIVVIGDFQFSILEVSNTKIDLVALSIVKAD
- the lptC gene encoding LPS export ABC transporter periplasmic protein LptC, coding for MVIAFAMTMFFSCAVDLKPEVAENVPVGIAENINLKYTDSGKLKANLISPKMFDYSNRAFPYSEFPDGINLYLYDKENNKSTVLADYAISYDKTGVIDLQGNVVLATSTNDTLFAKQLYYDQNKQWLSTNQPVTFRTGGDLINGNGFDSDVNFKEAEVLEINGIITLDE
- a CDS encoding tetratricopeptide repeat protein, translating into MKMKVTLVVAMLCLGLTQGFAQSQEECTTKLSIFHEYVKAKNYDAAYTPWMEVRNACPKFNKAIIIDGEKILDYKIENSTGAEKKAYIEDLMKLWDEEFTNFPGRTTQGEVLVNQAQLMYDNKADLGLSDLEVYNAFDKAYTTDAANFKSPKGLYTYFSLMVDLYDAKQKTAQDLFNKYDDVVDRVDTEVGIFSEDLNKLIAKEEAGTALKSKEISYKKRYESYLKAYDQIGGSIDGKLGERANCENLIPLYEKDFEANKTDAVWLQRAAGKMSEKECTSDPLFFKLVNAYHDLKPSANSAYYLGILKDKENKSSEALKYYEQALSLETDSYKKAKLYSKIGDKLKRSGAYSKARNYYRQALTLNPSNGRPHLQIASMYAASANDCGDSTFNKRAVFWLAADEASKAGRVDPTLKSHASQSATSYRASAPQKADIFSEGNGGQTIKIGCWIGASVTVPNL
- a CDS encoding membrane protein, producing MIKKLVLVFIAAFAVNSYAQEGGTASPYSYYGIGNLKFKGTVENKSMGGLSIYSDSIHVNLRNPASYASENLKMYNNEGRPVKFAIGGSHTNSTIKGQGGSDDASSSTFDYIALSLPVGRFGFGFGLLPYSSVGYKLETNYDNGNLQSQFNGEGGLNKAYISAAYLVTKGLSVGVDASYGFGNIKNTIIDYVYDADGLPLSYQTRQNNRSDLSGLGLNFGATYKTRIYDKFEWVSSVTFAPSNTIKSKNSRTFSTVVVDYSGGTESVVNTIDGEQTLIDNGELETEVELASRFSIGTGIGQERHWFVGVETTFENTSNFNERPTDTGIDDGRDPRDVEHKNPFGLSVGGFYIPKYNAFNGYWNRVVYRAGFRTEKTGLVINGQEINEFGISFGAGLPLGTIFSNANLGFEFGRRGTTDYGLIQENFFNFSIGLSLNDRWFVKRKYD
- a CDS encoding type III pantothenate kinase codes for the protein MNLIIDVGNSFVKLAVFEADRILDKKIVTAENFLKNFENFIEKHQNIEKGIMSSVGNLTEADVFAIQNACDMMLLNHDTPVPFFNQYSTPKTLGIDRIALVSAAVSQYKNKNVLVIDAGTCITYDFVSAESKYYGGAISPGLNLRYKALNNYTAKLPLLKPEEPTSIIGDSTNAAIHSGVVFGILNEIDGSILNYQEQFGVLTIILTGGDANFLSKQLKSSIFANSNFLLEGLNTILQFNSHE